In one Leptospiraceae bacterium genomic region, the following are encoded:
- a CDS encoding arylesterase, translated as MTKRLSILLFLFFISCSSFQEKKLPSCSRIDAIPGPEDFALNEAKGLLYISSHNRRKPEEDGKIFLLNLNEDMPRPTILNSSYPPGFKPLGMSLVKKDTEELLYVISRPLKEEENHRIEVFKIQDKKLEYIKQITDPSIISPNELVALPSGEIFVSNDKSSRSESSMLIDAIFGLKRSRIAYFDGKSWTLLENAVGGGNGIHYLKEKDEEFLFRTAMFDKKLYKYKIIRIDGKLKLKELQEYELGGAGDNITETEDKSLLFTSHPSFSEFLSHKKSKENISPSVVHILRPGSQKPEILYANSGKEISAASTALIYKDKLYLAQIFDSFLIRCPLSVQLKE; from the coding sequence ATGACTAAACGACTCAGTATCTTACTCTTTTTATTTTTTATCTCCTGCTCTTCATTTCAGGAAAAAAAGCTTCCTTCTTGTAGCCGTATCGATGCTATCCCCGGGCCGGAAGACTTTGCCCTCAACGAAGCAAAAGGACTTTTATATATTAGCAGTCATAATAGAAGAAAACCCGAAGAAGATGGAAAGATTTTTCTATTAAATCTCAACGAAGATATGCCCCGACCTACAATATTAAATTCTTCTTACCCTCCTGGTTTTAAACCGCTGGGAATGAGCCTTGTTAAAAAAGATACAGAAGAATTGCTTTACGTAATTTCAAGACCCCTAAAAGAAGAAGAGAATCACAGGATAGAAGTTTTCAAAATACAGGATAAGAAACTTGAATACATAAAACAGATAACAGATCCTTCAATCATTAGTCCGAATGAACTCGTGGCTTTACCTTCCGGAGAAATCTTCGTTTCAAACGATAAGAGCTCGAGAAGCGAATCTTCTATGCTCATAGACGCAATATTCGGCTTAAAACGAAGTCGAATCGCCTACTTTGATGGAAAGAGCTGGACTCTCCTCGAAAACGCAGTAGGAGGAGGAAACGGGATTCACTATCTTAAAGAAAAGGACGAAGAATTTTTATTTCGCACGGCCATGTTTGATAAAAAACTATATAAGTATAAGATAATACGCATAGATGGCAAACTCAAGCTAAAAGAATTGCAGGAGTATGAGCTCGGTGGAGCCGGAGATAATATAACAGAAACCGAGGATAAGTCCTTACTTTTTACTTCACATCCTTCTTTCTCCGAATTTTTATCGCATAAAAAATCTAAAGAAAATATTTCTCCTTCTGTAGTTCATATCCTGAGACCCGGTTCCCAAAAGCCGGAAATCCTGTATGCCAACTCCGGAAAGGAAATTTCTGCGGCCAGTACTGCCCTTATCTATAAAGATAAACTTTACCTGGCTCAAATTTTTGATTCTTTTTTAATCCGTTGTCCTCTATCAGTACAGCTAAAGGAGTAA
- a CDS encoding tetratricopeptide repeat protein: protein MIRKTKLIYLLISFLLLSCSMFQKKKVFESYSVQKDSIVIKDRKNYKKARKYLSIGNRYFQEKNYEKSREYANKAIGLYPDGPSYYLLGINEFEQKKFDKALEAFGKAKDLSPNSEQIRLSYAYCLTSLGKSEEALKEYNKLQKDFPSEPIYPFKAGVLLKELGKNEEAYKTFLSVKAESFSERSQLYMHLGDVCLQLKKYKQADEYFLKAKKENPDLKQVSNSLSASKRAGLIEKGNESLKRKDYDTAIHYFEEAAKKSKEPSIPYLLIANTYLLKEDYSKAEANALRSLKYNPKNRETYLSLASAYSGNGLYSKAIQTLKEALQKTPEHASVYNSLGLAYQNIGQNKQAMLAFLKVKELDPSSQSAYINTGNLFLLEGRYLEARKEYLQAKKLKGKDNADKYLQICDIYIILDAGDTQLRQGNFNKALQEYNKALQLDKGENIIYNAFGRAFFLMNRYKESEKNFLKALSLQADSIPSLQGLVRLYAKTRNPRFSEYKEKLNVLAGKDPLAAIAIGRIYEDEGKLEEAETFYLSILEEAKKKKQNAEAIHYRLGTLYYKMALRENSLKNYDSALGFLSKAEKNNPDIPELAQTRRIIEENKSFLSILPIIEEANEHFNKEDYETAMHHYEKAYKQMKRTSLIIKIADCLIGLGRNEKALALLNHELQKNPESKIELQEAISSYYIKTKDYDKAKEMLDNILKIKPDAYYSTYQLGLLFLTEEKEKAIQYLNRSILVRPGFAPTYIARGIAYYGIGEKGKAREEFERAEKLDSALELAPYNIGVLYFNEELYEEAEKAFEGLVKKYPDFPDPRYHLAYINYDRGNLDKAELHIRKALELKRDAKNLFACITVLDALIRDNKRMEFKEEVASLSKELLEKFPDSKQARQSEKFLQSYEDKPVYIQKYPLKDRFLGLPILVNGKLIVNYGRSIAVYRNTNKSLLWRKESSTPYKKLAVNGRLYAFSKKGIEQIDLKTGKSLSRISLKVRKPLQLEAGTYIYASYIDTKGKYKLQSFSFSLKTLARISLKKNAKWSSAKDGKLYMVFDDKEKTSKWLILNPLLKPQTPLQTLAEIGEGSSHLLKSTEEYSMLLKGTKLIRLNTDKTYKVIEEFPKKMESLGGFGEFSFLHSDNVIYAYNYKENSLHTLKRPETLKGNLLPYNKYFIQLENNKEISFHEDDGDLIWKENMPENKYSFGIYSLVFRRKN, encoded by the coding sequence ATGATAAGGAAGACTAAGCTTATCTATCTCTTAATTTCGTTTCTTTTGCTTTCCTGTTCTATGTTTCAGAAAAAGAAAGTTTTCGAATCATACTCCGTTCAAAAAGACAGCATCGTTATTAAAGACAGGAAGAATTATAAAAAAGCCAGAAAATATTTGAGTATAGGGAATCGTTATTTCCAGGAAAAAAATTATGAAAAGTCCAGGGAATACGCGAATAAAGCAATAGGACTCTATCCTGACGGCCCGAGCTATTATCTTCTGGGCATCAATGAATTTGAACAAAAGAAATTCGATAAAGCACTGGAGGCTTTCGGGAAAGCAAAAGACCTGTCTCCGAATTCAGAACAAATTCGCCTTTCGTATGCCTATTGTCTTACAAGCCTCGGAAAAAGTGAAGAAGCTCTTAAGGAATATAATAAACTTCAGAAGGACTTTCCTTCAGAACCTATTTATCCTTTCAAGGCCGGGGTTCTTTTAAAAGAGCTCGGGAAAAACGAAGAAGCATATAAAACCTTTCTTTCAGTTAAAGCCGAATCATTCTCGGAACGCTCCCAGCTTTATATGCACTTAGGAGATGTATGCCTGCAACTAAAGAAATATAAGCAGGCCGATGAATACTTTCTGAAAGCCAAAAAAGAAAACCCGGATTTGAAACAGGTTTCCAACTCCCTGAGCGCGAGTAAGAGAGCGGGTCTTATAGAAAAAGGAAATGAGAGTTTAAAGCGCAAGGATTATGATACGGCGATTCATTACTTTGAAGAAGCTGCTAAAAAATCAAAAGAACCATCCATACCGTATTTACTCATTGCCAATACCTATCTTTTAAAAGAAGATTACTCTAAGGCAGAAGCAAATGCTCTGCGCTCTTTAAAATATAACCCTAAAAATAGGGAAACTTATCTGAGTCTAGCCAGCGCTTATTCGGGGAATGGTTTATACTCGAAAGCCATTCAAACTCTAAAAGAGGCCCTGCAAAAAACGCCGGAACACGCTTCTGTCTATAATAGCCTCGGACTGGCCTATCAGAACATAGGACAGAATAAGCAGGCTATGTTAGCTTTTCTGAAAGTAAAGGAATTAGATCCATCTTCCCAGAGTGCCTATATAAACACGGGAAACCTGTTCTTATTGGAAGGAAGGTATTTAGAAGCCAGAAAAGAATACCTGCAAGCCAAAAAACTAAAAGGGAAAGATAATGCGGATAAATATTTACAAATTTGTGATATTTACATTATCCTTGATGCGGGAGATACACAACTCAGACAGGGAAACTTCAACAAAGCTTTACAGGAATACAATAAGGCCTTACAGTTAGACAAGGGAGAAAATATCATCTATAACGCTTTCGGTAGGGCTTTCTTTTTAATGAACCGCTACAAAGAAAGCGAAAAGAACTTTTTAAAAGCTCTATCTCTACAGGCGGACAGCATTCCCTCTTTACAGGGACTGGTTCGTCTGTATGCCAAAACAAGAAATCCTCGCTTTTCTGAATACAAGGAAAAGCTAAATGTTTTGGCAGGAAAAGATCCACTGGCTGCAATTGCCATAGGCAGGATTTATGAAGACGAAGGAAAATTAGAAGAAGCAGAAACCTTCTATTTAAGTATTTTAGAAGAGGCTAAAAAGAAAAAACAAAATGCAGAAGCCATTCATTACCGCCTCGGAACTCTATACTACAAAATGGCACTGCGAGAAAACTCTCTCAAAAACTATGATTCTGCCCTCGGTTTCTTATCAAAGGCAGAAAAGAATAACCCGGACATTCCGGAGCTTGCCCAGACCAGACGGATTATAGAAGAGAACAAAAGCTTCTTAAGCATTCTTCCTATCATAGAAGAAGCCAATGAGCATTTCAATAAGGAAGATTACGAAACCGCTATGCATCATTATGAAAAAGCGTATAAGCAGATGAAGCGGACCTCCCTGATTATTAAAATTGCCGATTGCCTGATAGGTCTCGGTAGAAATGAAAAGGCTCTGGCACTTTTAAACCACGAACTTCAAAAGAACCCGGAAAGTAAAATTGAACTACAGGAAGCCATTAGCTCTTACTATATTAAAACCAAAGACTATGATAAAGCAAAGGAAATGTTGGATAATATCTTAAAAATAAAACCGGACGCTTACTACAGTACCTACCAACTGGGTTTGTTATTTCTAACAGAGGAAAAAGAAAAGGCCATACAGTATTTGAATCGCAGTATCCTGGTAAGGCCCGGTTTTGCACCTACCTACATTGCCCGCGGCATTGCCTATTACGGAATCGGGGAGAAAGGAAAGGCCAGGGAAGAGTTTGAAAGGGCGGAAAAATTAGATTCAGCGCTCGAATTAGCACCTTATAATATTGGAGTTCTTTATTTTAACGAAGAACTCTACGAAGAAGCAGAGAAAGCCTTTGAAGGTCTGGTGAAAAAATACCCGGATTTTCCTGATCCGAGATACCATCTGGCCTATATAAACTATGACAGAGGCAATTTAGATAAAGCAGAATTGCATATTCGAAAAGCCTTAGAACTTAAAAGGGATGCTAAAAATCTCTTTGCCTGCATCACTGTCCTTGACGCCTTAATCCGGGATAATAAACGAATGGAGTTTAAAGAAGAAGTGGCGTCTTTGAGTAAAGAGTTATTAGAGAAATTTCCTGACAGCAAACAGGCCAGGCAATCAGAAAAGTTTTTGCAATCTTATGAAGACAAACCTGTATATATACAAAAGTATCCTCTAAAGGATCGCTTTCTCGGCCTTCCGATTCTTGTAAATGGAAAATTAATCGTAAACTACGGTCGCTCAATTGCAGTCTATCGAAACACAAACAAATCTTTATTGTGGAGAAAAGAAAGCTCCACTCCTTACAAAAAACTGGCAGTTAACGGAAGATTATATGCCTTTTCCAAAAAAGGGATCGAGCAGATTGATTTGAAAACGGGAAAATCCTTAAGTAGAATCAGTTTAAAAGTTCGAAAGCCTTTACAATTAGAAGCCGGAACCTATATCTATGCCTCTTACATTGATACAAAAGGAAAATACAAACTCCAGAGTTTTAGCTTTTCCTTAAAGACTCTGGCCCGTATCAGCTTAAAGAAAAATGCGAAATGGTCCAGTGCAAAAGATGGCAAGCTCTACATGGTTTTTGATGATAAAGAAAAAACATCCAAATGGCTTATCCTGAACCCCTTACTAAAACCTCAAACTCCGCTTCAAACCCTTGCGGAAATAGGAGAAGGAAGCTCTCATTTATTAAAAAGTACAGAAGAATACTCTATGCTTTTAAAAGGTACAAAACTTATCAGACTAAATACGGACAAAACCTATAAAGTCATAGAGGAGTTCCCTAAAAAAATGGAAAGCCTCGGAGGCTTTGGAGAGTTTTCCTTCCTTCATTCGGATAATGTTATATATGCTTACAACTATAAAGAAAATAGCTTACATACCCTAAAAAGACCGGAAACCTTGAAGGGCAACTTACTTCCCTATAATAAGTATTTTATACAACTTGAAAATAATAAAGAAATTTCTTTTCATGAAGATGATGGAGACCTAATCTGGAAGGAAAATATGCCGGAAAACAAATATAGCTTCGGAATCTATTCTCTTGTATTCAGACGCAAAAATTAA